One region of Syntrophobacter fumaroxidans MPOB genomic DNA includes:
- a CDS encoding roadblock/LC7 domain-containing protein, whose product MSLIVTREQILQLESIVGKELLDAGADHVIIVDMSGNLIMQQGSMHMEDIFSLAALSAANFAATAEIAKLIGEEDFSLLFHKGDKRNIHFSRLGREHIIITLFNESVSLGLIRLKLNRAIEQMASIFKGLEGKNKWPL is encoded by the coding sequence ATGAGCTTGATTGTGACGAGAGAGCAAATCCTACAGCTCGAAAGCATTGTCGGAAAAGAACTTCTCGATGCCGGCGCAGATCATGTGATCATTGTGGATATGTCGGGCAATCTGATCATGCAGCAGGGTTCCATGCATATGGAAGACATATTCTCTCTGGCTGCCTTGTCTGCTGCAAATTTCGCCGCCACGGCCGAGATCGCCAAACTGATCGGCGAAGAAGACTTTTCCTTACTCTTTCACAAGGGGGACAAGCGAAATATCCATTTCAGCAGATTGGGCAGAGAACACATTATTATAACACTGTTTAACGAAAGCGTGTCACTCGGGTTGATTAGGCTCAAGCTGAATCGCGCGATTGAGCAGATGGCCTCAATTTTCAAGGGTTTGGAAGGAAAGAACAAGTGGCCTTTATAG